A single window of Pieris napi chromosome 8, ilPieNapi1.2, whole genome shotgun sequence DNA harbors:
- the LOC125051561 gene encoding protein Smaug — MNGTFYEQLGSVAGVFEQWGTCERTVVACALARRVPWPGLRLVQRTVEAALQNHVEDERLERDANDETLLATLLAARVSDDEEEDGERLLKLLALLPLLRTDNERAKNIYVGAAPALVQRCVDAPRRTIAPDLCRQLLSYLLVHPALSLHDQRTLTQWLRYLENHISGNRNSESVWQQRTDHCLLPETNIWNTNSTFRRTIGKNVEFRGILDTVEPPSYTDLLQESFSKNGRDVDISIEGDIFDPVIVQAKSQRSNSLTPPSTNFLQMSSSAENLSDEPFQKPRSFSLSSEHSLGHLRPIGVTYGTTGSETRLDDLRSNNYTEHPGMSTVAQWLKSLRLHKYVWLFTNITYEQMMAMDEKHLEKLGVTKGARHKILLSIKKLSERSAILESVQSELKSGAGPGPLLRALDRLRGVMLSPMPPTSDLPAALVAALDLASECLTGGGGAEGEDFADPMSLHCWLVEKALHHESFVGGSLREALRRLRHRLPPRQFFQHVSDMPAHRRNKPRWRAGPAPRGRRWTPPTPRGKSHSYPPFPPHALPPAALPQHEDYSSLDALCLQMTEQAID; from the exons ATGAACGGAACGTTTTACGAGCAGCTGGGGAGTGTGGCTGGGGTGTTCGAACAGTGGGGCACATGTGAGCGGACCGTGGTGGCCTGCGCTCTTGCTCGCCGGGTACCCTGGCCTGGGCTGCGGCTCGTGCAGAGGACGGTGGAAGCAGCTTTGCAGAATCATGTGGAAGACGAGCGTCTCGAACGAGATGCTAATGATGAGACACTCCTGGCCACATTATTGGCGGCCAGAGTCAGTGATGATGAAGAAGAAG atGGTGAAAGACTGCTTAAACTTCTGGCCCTGCTGCCTCTGCTAAGGACAGACAACGAGCGAGCTAAGAATATATATGTGGGTGCTGCTCCAGCTCTAGTGCAGAGATGTGTGGATGCACCAAGGCGCACCATAGCTCCAGATTTATGTCGACAACTTTTGTCATATCTTCTTGTACATCCTGCGTTGTCTCTTCACGATCAGAG GACCTTGACACAATGGCTACGCTATCTAGAAAACCACATCTCAGGCAACAGAAACTCAGAGTCTGTTTGGCAACAACGCACAGACCATTGTCTTCTCCCGGAGACTAACATTTGGAATACCAATAGCACCTTTAGGCGCACCATCGGGAAGAATGTAGAATTTAGGGGAATACTAGACACGGTAGAGCCCCCTTCCTATACAGATTTGTTGCAGGAATCCTTCTCAAAGAACGGCAGAGACGTAGACATCAGCATAGAGGGAGACATCTTCGATCCGGTGATCGTTCAGGCCAAGTCGCAGAGGTCCAACAGCTTAACCCCACCGTCGACCAACTTCTTACAGATGTCGTCCTCGGCCGAGAATCTGAGCGACGAACCGTTTCAGAAACCTCGAAGTTTTTCGTTATCCAGCGAACACAGTTTAGGCCATTTGAGGCCGATCGGCGTGACGTACGGGACCACGGGCAGCGAGACGAGGCTGGACGACCTCAGGTCGAACAATTACACCGAGCACCCCGGGATGTCCACGGTGGCTCAGTGGTTGAAGAGCCTGCGCTTGCACAAGTACGTGTGGCTCTTCACCAACATCACGTACGAGCAGATGATGGCCATGGACGAGAAGCATTTAGAGAAATTGG GCGTGACGAAAGGCGCTCGGCACAAGATCCTGCTGTCCATAAAGAAGCTGAGCGAGCGGTCGGCCATCCTGGAGAGCGTGCAGAGCGAACTGAAGTCGGGGGCCGGGCCGGGGCCTCTGCTGCGGGCCCTGGACAGACTTCGAGGGGTGATGCTGTCGCCCATGCCGCCGACGTCCGATCTGCCCGCGGCCTTGGTGGCCGCGCTGGACCTGGCGTCCGAGTGTCTGACCGGGGGCGGAGGGGCCGAGGGCGAGGACTTCGCGGACCCCATGTCCCTGCACTGCTGGCTGGTCGAGAAG GCTCTGCACCACGAGTCCTTCGTCGGCGGGAGTCTGCGAGAGGCCCTCCGACGCCTTCGCCACCGCCTGCCCCCGAGGCAGTTCTTCCAGCACGTCAGCGACATGCCGGCGCATCGAAGGAACAAGCCCAG ATGGCGCGCGGGGCCGGCCCCCCGAGGACGCCGCTGGACGCCCCCCACCCCCCGCGGCAAGTCCCACTCGTACCCGCCCTTCCCCCCGCACGCCCTGCCTCCCGCCGCCCTCCCTCAGCACGAAGACTACTCCAGCCTCGACGCCCTCTGCCTGCAGATGACGGAGCAGGCCATCGACTGA